A DNA window from Canis lupus dingo isolate Sandy chromosome 2, ASM325472v2, whole genome shotgun sequence contains the following coding sequences:
- the TMEM174 gene encoding transmembrane protein 174 isoform X2, with protein MEQAGGHVEDLPLNVFSVTPYTPSTADLQVCREGEERAPDAEQTAGGQSFVFTGINQPITFHGATVVQYIPPPYGSQEPLGVNATFLQPGSPCGPAPGPPHYYTIYPADNAVFVGDQGGPSTAGGRDRSGPAAHLLEATPPGIEVFSPPPYEELYSPPRQPTMLTQVLPP; from the exons ATGGAGCAGGCCGGCGGCCACGTGGAAGACTTGCCCCTCAACGTGTTCTCCGTGACCCCCTACACGCCCAGCACGGCCGACCTCCAG GTGTGCAGAGAAGGTGAGGAAAGGGCCCCGGACGCGGAGCAGACGGCAGGAGGACAGTCGTTTGTTTTCACGGGGATCAACCAACCCATCACGTTCCACGGGGCCACGGTGGTGCAGTACATCCCTCCTCCGTACGGTTCCCAAGAGCCCCTTGGGGTGAACGCCACCTTCCTGCAGCCAGGGAGCCCCTGCGGCCCTGCGCCTGGCCCTCCCCACTACTACACCATCTACCCGGCGGACAACGCGGTGTTCGTGGGCGACCAAGGCGGCCCGTCGACCGCGGGGGGCCGCGACAG ATCCGGCCCCGCAGCCCACCTGCTGGAAGCCACCCCGCCGGGGATTGAGGTCTTCTCTCCTCCCCCGTATGAGGAGCTGTACTCCCCTCCTCGCCAGCCCACCATGCTGACCCAGGTGCTCCCTCCGTGA
- the TMEM174 gene encoding transmembrane protein 174 isoform X1 has translation MEQAGGHVEDLPLNVFSVTPYTPSTADLQVSDDDKAGATLLFSGIFLGLVGITFTVMGWIKYQGVSHFEWTQLLGPILLSVGVTFILIAVCKFKMLSCQVCREGEERAPDAEQTAGGQSFVFTGINQPITFHGATVVQYIPPPYGSQEPLGVNATFLQPGSPCGPAPGPPHYYTIYPADNAVFVGDQGGPSTAGGRDRSGPAAHLLEATPPGIEVFSPPPYEELYSPPRQPTMLTQVLPP, from the exons ATGGAGCAGGCCGGCGGCCACGTGGAAGACTTGCCCCTCAACGTGTTCTCCGTGACCCCCTACACGCCCAGCACGGCCGACCTCCAGGTGTCGGATGACGACAAGGCGGGGGCCACCCTGCTCTTCTCAGGCATCTTCCTGGGGCTGGTGGGGATCACGTTCACCGTCATGGGCTGGATCAAATACCAGGGGGTCTCCCACTTTGAATGGACCCAGCTCCTCGGGCCCATCCTGCTGTCAGTGGGGGTCACGTTTATCCTGATCGCTGTGTGCAAGTTCAAAATGCTGTCCTGCCAGGTGTGCAGAGAAGGTGAGGAAAGGGCCCCGGACGCGGAGCAGACGGCAGGAGGACAGTCGTTTGTTTTCACGGGGATCAACCAACCCATCACGTTCCACGGGGCCACGGTGGTGCAGTACATCCCTCCTCCGTACGGTTCCCAAGAGCCCCTTGGGGTGAACGCCACCTTCCTGCAGCCAGGGAGCCCCTGCGGCCCTGCGCCTGGCCCTCCCCACTACTACACCATCTACCCGGCGGACAACGCGGTGTTCGTGGGCGACCAAGGCGGCCCGTCGACCGCGGGGGGCCGCGACAG ATCCGGCCCCGCAGCCCACCTGCTGGAAGCCACCCCGCCGGGGATTGAGGTCTTCTCTCCTCCCCCGTATGAGGAGCTGTACTCCCCTCCTCGCCAGCCCACCATGCTGACCCAGGTGCTCCCTCCGTGA